Proteins encoded within one genomic window of uncultured Sphingopyxis sp.:
- a CDS encoding DUF885 domain-containing protein, with protein MRFAIALMMMPLLPLAVLPAPALAEAAPAATQDAALLRFLDDAFDARIALQPESQTHLGLKTNYDRLDDYTDAAAVREQALIEQQLKEMKARFRPEQLGPSARVSYRLFEYDVERRRASFPFRKLRFPVTTSGSPAGDIPVLLINNHKVDSVADAEAYIARLRDTDRVMREVAATMREQAAAGAVPNKVNFAPARADAKKILVGAPFDGGSDSTLLADFRKKVGALDASDAVKAKLLADASAALTGPFKHGYDVLIAAIDEIEPQSKGNFGVWSLPDGAAYYADRLKNSTTTDLTADQIHELGLKQVAAIRQEMEAIKREVGFEGTLEQFFDHIRTDPKLKYPNTEAGREAYLTDARAVIAAAMEAAPRYFSVLPKAALEVRAVEKWREATASTAFYNPPSADGSRPGIYYVNLIDMNQTQKVQVAAIAAHEGAPGHHFQIARQQELTGIPKFRKFGGYGAYIEGWGLYSERLANEMGVYKTPYDRFGMLSLQVWRAIRLVLDTGIHSKRWTRDQAIAYFRANSSVSDTDIAREVDRYFNWPGQATSYMVGQLKIAELRERAERELGPRFDIREFHEAILSEGALPLSVLEEQVAAYIAAKR; from the coding sequence ATGCGTTTCGCCATTGCCCTGATGATGATGCCCCTCTTGCCGCTCGCCGTCCTTCCCGCCCCGGCGCTGGCCGAGGCGGCGCCGGCGGCGACGCAGGACGCGGCGCTGCTCCGTTTTCTCGACGACGCCTTCGACGCGCGGATCGCGCTCCAGCCCGAAAGCCAGACGCATCTCGGGCTCAAGACCAACTATGACCGGCTCGACGATTATACCGACGCCGCCGCGGTGCGCGAGCAGGCGCTGATCGAGCAGCAGCTCAAGGAAATGAAAGCGCGCTTCCGGCCCGAACAATTGGGACCGAGCGCGCGCGTCAGTTACCGCCTGTTCGAATATGACGTCGAGCGTCGCCGCGCTTCCTTCCCTTTCCGCAAGCTCCGCTTCCCCGTGACGACCAGCGGCAGCCCGGCGGGCGATATTCCGGTGCTGCTGATCAACAATCACAAGGTCGATAGCGTCGCCGATGCCGAGGCCTATATCGCCCGCCTGCGCGACACCGACCGCGTGATGCGCGAGGTCGCGGCGACGATGCGCGAACAGGCGGCCGCCGGGGCGGTGCCCAACAAGGTGAATTTCGCGCCCGCGCGCGCCGATGCGAAGAAAATCCTCGTCGGCGCGCCGTTCGACGGCGGGTCCGATTCGACCTTGCTTGCCGATTTCCGCAAAAAAGTCGGCGCGCTCGATGCGTCCGATGCGGTCAAGGCGAAGCTGCTCGCCGATGCGAGCGCGGCGCTGACCGGGCCGTTCAAGCACGGTTATGACGTGCTGATCGCCGCGATCGACGAGATCGAGCCCCAGTCGAAAGGCAATTTCGGCGTGTGGAGCCTGCCCGACGGTGCGGCCTATTATGCCGACCGGCTCAAGAATTCGACCACGACCGACCTCACTGCCGACCAGATCCACGAACTCGGGCTGAAGCAGGTCGCGGCGATCCGGCAGGAAATGGAAGCGATCAAGCGCGAGGTCGGGTTCGAGGGCACGCTCGAACAATTTTTCGACCATATTCGCACCGACCCCAAGCTCAAATATCCGAACACCGAAGCCGGCCGCGAAGCCTATCTGACCGACGCGCGCGCGGTGATCGCCGCGGCGATGGAAGCGGCGCCGCGCTATTTCAGCGTGCTGCCCAAGGCGGCGCTCGAAGTGCGCGCGGTGGAGAAATGGCGCGAGGCGACCGCCTCGACCGCTTTCTACAATCCGCCCTCGGCGGACGGGTCGCGCCCCGGCATCTATTATGTCAACCTGATCGACATGAACCAGACGCAGAAGGTCCAGGTCGCGGCGATCGCCGCGCACGAGGGCGCGCCGGGCCATCATTTCCAGATCGCGCGGCAGCAGGAACTGACCGGCATCCCGAAGTTCCGCAAGTTCGGCGGCTATGGCGCCTATATCGAGGGCTGGGGGCTCTATTCGGAGCGGCTCGCGAACGAGATGGGCGTATACAAGACCCCCTATGACCGGTTCGGCATGTTGTCGCTGCAGGTGTGGCGCGCGATCCGGCTGGTGCTCGACACCGGCATCCATTCGAAGCGGTGGACGCGCGACCAGGCGATCGCCTATTTCCGCGCCAACAGCTCGGTGTCCGACACCGACATCGCGCGCGAGGTCGACCGCTATTTCAACTGGCCGGGACAGGCGACGAGCTACATGGTCGGGCAATTGAAGATCGCCGAATTGCGCGAGCGCGCCGAACGCGAACTCGGTCCGCGCTTCGACATTCGCGAATTCCACGAGGCCATATTGAGCGAAGGCGCGCTGCCGCTGAGCGTGCTCGAGGAACAGGTGGCCGCCTATATCGCGGCGAAGCGATGA
- a CDS encoding amidohydrolase family protein, whose product MTKPCHRRLAILAALAYLGLALPPPAATAAEAPQATLYTGATVIDGTGAAARPDQDILVDGERIVAIGAHGALASRAGAARRVDLSGRFVIPGLIDSHVHLATPPNRVRAEAILRRQLYGGVTAVRDMADDLRAVGDLARASLVGEIPAPDIYYAALMAGPPFFADPRVLSVSRGFAPGTAPWMQAVDADTDLRTAVTLARGTSATAIKIYADLPAERVAAITAEAHRQKMMIWAHSAVFPARPAEVIAAGADVVSHVCYLGYEAQPQMLAAYEDRTPVDETRLAPTGDDPVVAGLYRAMAKQGTILDATGSLFVKFEAARKADPKAKPLRCSGARTIRLTQQAWRAGIPIATGTDFVDPASNPWPEVHAELRYLAHDVGMPPLAVVHSATLVGARAAGQDKDMGSIEPGKLANFVVLAADPLADIDNIERIEMTVKRGREYRRADYAAPTPKELGEED is encoded by the coding sequence ATGACAAAGCCCTGCCACCGTCGCCTCGCCATTCTCGCCGCCCTGGCCTATCTTGGCCTGGCGCTCCCGCCCCCAGCCGCGACCGCGGCCGAGGCTCCCCAGGCCACGCTGTATACGGGCGCGACGGTCATCGACGGCACCGGGGCCGCTGCTCGCCCCGATCAGGATATATTGGTCGATGGCGAGCGTATCGTGGCGATCGGGGCGCATGGGGCACTGGCGTCAAGGGCGGGGGCAGCCCGGCGGGTCGATCTGTCCGGGCGCTTCGTCATTCCCGGGCTGATCGACAGTCACGTCCATCTCGCGACGCCGCCGAACCGGGTCCGCGCCGAGGCGATCCTGCGCCGTCAGCTTTATGGCGGGGTCACCGCGGTGCGCGACATGGCCGACGACCTGCGCGCGGTGGGCGATCTGGCGCGCGCCTCGCTCGTGGGCGAAATTCCCGCGCCCGACATCTATTATGCCGCGCTGATGGCGGGCCCGCCCTTTTTCGCCGATCCGCGCGTCCTGTCGGTCAGCCGCGGCTTCGCGCCGGGGACCGCGCCGTGGATGCAGGCGGTCGATGCCGACACCGATCTGCGTACCGCAGTGACGCTGGCGCGGGGGACATCGGCGACCGCGATTAAAATCTATGCCGATCTTCCCGCCGAGCGCGTCGCGGCGATCACCGCCGAGGCCCACCGGCAGAAGATGATGATCTGGGCGCACAGCGCGGTCTTTCCCGCCCGTCCCGCCGAGGTCATCGCCGCGGGCGCCGACGTCGTCAGCCATGTCTGCTATCTGGGCTATGAAGCGCAGCCGCAAATGCTCGCGGCCTATGAGGACCGCACGCCGGTCGACGAGACGCGCCTCGCGCCGACGGGCGACGATCCGGTGGTCGCCGGCCTCTACCGGGCGATGGCAAAGCAGGGCACGATACTCGACGCGACCGGCAGCCTGTTCGTGAAGTTCGAGGCGGCGCGCAAGGCCGACCCCAAGGCGAAACCGCTGCGGTGCAGCGGCGCACGGACGATCCGCCTGACGCAGCAGGCGTGGCGCGCCGGCATTCCGATCGCGACCGGCACCGACTTCGTCGATCCCGCGAGCAATCCCTGGCCCGAAGTCCATGCCGAACTGCGCTATCTGGCGCATGATGTCGGCATGCCGCCGCTCGCGGTCGTCCATTCGGCAACGCTCGTGGGCGCCCGGGCGGCCGGGCAGGACAAGGATATGGGATCGATCGAACCCGGCAAGCTCGCGAATTTCGTCGTGCTGGCCGCCGACCCGCTCGCCGACATCGACAATATCGAACGGATCGAGATGACCGTGAAGCGCGGCCGCGAATATCGGCGCGCCGACTATGCCGCGCCGACGCCGAAGGAATTGGGCGAGGAGGATTGA
- a CDS encoding YdeI/OmpD-associated family protein yields the protein MKFRAQVIPFGNATGVEVPDKVMQALGPEGRPPVTITINGHSWRSRVAAMRGQRLIGISAAHRAASGISEGDVIEIDVERDEAPREVAEPADLAEALNDCPQARASFDRLPFGLRQKHVRTIQEAKSADVRERRISKFVAALRDSSSRRV from the coding sequence ATGAAATTCCGGGCACAAGTCATTCCTTTCGGCAATGCGACGGGCGTCGAGGTGCCTGACAAAGTCATGCAGGCGCTCGGTCCCGAGGGCCGCCCGCCGGTAACGATCACGATCAACGGCCACAGCTGGCGCAGCAGGGTGGCGGCAATGCGCGGGCAGCGGCTCATAGGGATCAGTGCTGCCCACCGCGCCGCCTCCGGGATCAGCGAAGGCGATGTCATCGAAATCGATGTCGAACGCGACGAAGCGCCGCGGGAAGTTGCCGAGCCCGCCGACCTCGCGGAGGCGCTCAATGATTGTCCGCAAGCCAGAGCCTCTTTCGACCGCCTGCCTTTTGGACTTCGGCAAAAGCACGTCAGAACGATTCAGGAAGCCAAGAGTGCGGACGTTCGCGAACGGCGCATCAGCAAATTTGTTGCGGCTCTCAGGGATTCGTCATCGCGGAGAGTCTGA
- a CDS encoding UbiA family prenyltransferase, protein MLHEQPNHVPDSVNEAVPLFVDVDGTLTRADISLESFVRIGRSGIAALIAVLAWLIAGRAVAKTMAARRDRIDAARLPYRPEVLHLIEQAKAEGRPVILASASHWRHIRRIADHLTLSDPVIATRGRSNLKGAAKLAAIRTRIGPDAPFDYVGDSRADSCLWREARRGWSVGHVPPRSPVERLGDPRPGPARSIIKAMRPHQWAKNALVIVPAFTSGEFMKPAVLPTAVAAALLMSLIASSIYLLNDLLDIDSDRAHRTKWKRPLAHGDLPIPAALGLSLLLAAAGLAGGWLLGGPELTFWLLAYMAITTAYSFRLKAVMVGDAIVLASLYTIRIWIGAIAIGVALSFWLLLFSVFLFLSLAYLKRYVEMRDAIEPGRLLSGRGYVGGDLDVVMMSGISAGMVAILVLALFAHDPETAEHYALPEMLWLLCLPLIYWLNRIWMMARRGEVEGDPVAFAIKDGRSLFVGAVMACIFLAALYGPAAVQLIAG, encoded by the coding sequence ATGCTGCATGAACAACCCAACCACGTTCCCGACAGCGTCAACGAGGCCGTGCCGCTGTTCGTCGACGTCGATGGGACGCTGACGCGCGCGGATATTTCGCTCGAAAGCTTCGTGCGGATCGGGCGATCGGGCATAGCCGCGCTGATCGCGGTGCTGGCATGGCTGATCGCGGGCCGCGCCGTCGCCAAGACGATGGCGGCGCGGCGCGACCGCATCGACGCCGCGCGACTGCCTTACCGTCCGGAGGTGCTCCATCTCATCGAGCAGGCCAAGGCCGAAGGCCGCCCCGTGATCCTCGCGAGCGCAAGCCATTGGCGGCACATCCGCCGCATCGCCGATCATCTGACGCTTTCGGATCCGGTCATTGCGACGCGCGGCCGCTCCAATCTGAAAGGAGCCGCCAAGCTTGCCGCCATCCGCACACGCATCGGTCCCGATGCGCCGTTCGACTATGTGGGCGACAGCCGCGCCGACAGCTGCCTGTGGCGCGAAGCGCGGCGCGGCTGGTCGGTCGGCCATGTTCCGCCGCGATCGCCGGTCGAACGCCTCGGCGACCCGCGCCCCGGCCCCGCCCGGTCGATTATCAAGGCTATGCGCCCTCACCAATGGGCCAAAAACGCGCTGGTGATCGTGCCCGCGTTTACGTCGGGCGAATTCATGAAACCCGCCGTGTTGCCGACGGCGGTGGCGGCCGCATTGCTCATGTCGCTGATCGCTTCGTCGATCTATTTGCTGAACGACCTGCTCGATATCGACTCCGACCGCGCGCATCGCACCAAATGGAAACGGCCGCTTGCGCATGGCGATCTCCCGATACCCGCCGCGCTCGGCCTGTCCCTGCTTCTCGCGGCCGCGGGTCTTGCCGGGGGATGGCTGTTGGGTGGTCCCGAGCTGACCTTCTGGCTGTTGGCCTATATGGCTATCACGACCGCCTATTCGTTCCGGCTGAAGGCGGTGATGGTCGGCGATGCGATCGTCCTCGCCTCGCTCTACACGATCCGTATCTGGATCGGCGCGATCGCGATCGGGGTGGCGCTCAGCTTCTGGCTGTTGCTCTTCTCGGTCTTCCTGTTCCTGAGCCTCGCCTATCTCAAACGCTATGTCGAGATGCGCGACGCGATCGAACCCGGGCGCCTGCTCAGCGGGCGCGGCTATGTCGGCGGCGACCTTGACGTGGTGATGATGTCGGGGATCTCGGCCGGAATGGTTGCGATCCTCGTGCTCGCTCTGTTTGCGCACGACCCGGAAACGGCCGAACATTATGCGCTGCCCGAAATGCTATGGCTGCTCTGCCTGCCGCTGATCTACTGGCTGAACCGCATCTGGATGATGGCGCGGCGCGGCGAGGTCGAGGGCGACCCGGTGGCCTTCGCGATAAAGGACGGGCGGAGCCTCTTCGTCGGCGCCGTGATGGCCTGCATTTTCCTAGCCGCCCTCTACGGACCGGCGGCCGTCCAGCTGATCGCCGGTTGA
- a CDS encoding MbcA/ParS/Xre antitoxin family protein produces the protein MLETRDSGLLGAYILKGFRIATAEAVIQRERVARVRRAAIKAFDGDEDRAEDFLRSRQGELGGRPPLRAAVSSDDGAEAVLRILSQIRGSP, from the coding sequence GTGCTGGAGACCCGCGATAGCGGCCTACTTGGAGCCTACATCCTCAAGGGCTTCAGAATCGCTACGGCCGAGGCTGTCATACAGCGGGAGCGCGTTGCGCGGGTGCGGAGGGCGGCCATCAAGGCATTTGATGGCGACGAGGACCGAGCCGAAGATTTCCTCCGCTCCCGCCAGGGAGAGCTAGGCGGGCGTCCTCCACTTCGGGCCGCTGTTTCATCTGATGACGGTGCCGAGGCGGTCCTCCGGATCCTCTCTCAAATCCGGGGTTCCCCTTAG